The Gammaproteobacteria bacterium genome includes a window with the following:
- the rny gene encoding ribonuclease Y, whose translation RIEAQEMLSRGEDEARAKADAYREREDAALEHRRIELKSSEERLSQREQTLEQRAANLAQREQILIRRENETAALQAETGKLREQARSELERLAGFDANAAKADLLHQVEDEARREAMVLVRDMEIRAREEADRRARRILATAIQRLSSEVVTESTVSVVELPSDEMKGRIIGREGRNIRAFEAITGVNLIVDDTPEAVSVSSFDPVRREVARLALERLVQDGRIHPASIEEMFEKASAEVEESVRDAGEWALVEVGVSRVHPELVTLLGRLKYRTSYGQNVLKHLVECAHLAGMLASELGIDPVAVKRAALLHDLGKAVTHEVDGSHALIGAEIARRFGEDPAVVHGIEAHHNEVEPRTVLAVVVQAADAVSAARPGARREALESYVRRLEKLEELAYDFSGVEKVFAMQAGREVRVVVDPGKVDDLGASDLARRIAKRLEEDLQYPGQIQVTVIRELRVSDYAR comes from the coding sequence GAGCTCAAGTCATCCGAGGAGCGCCTGTCACAGCGGGAGCAGACGCTCGAGCAACGAGCGGCCAATCTCGCCCAACGTGAGCAGATCCTGATCCGCCGCGAGAACGAGACGGCGGCCCTGCAAGCCGAGACGGGCAAGCTCCGTGAGCAGGCGAGGAGCGAGCTCGAGAGACTCGCGGGATTCGATGCCAACGCGGCGAAGGCCGATCTGCTTCATCAGGTTGAGGATGAAGCCAGACGGGAAGCCATGGTGCTGGTGCGCGACATGGAGATTCGGGCTCGGGAAGAGGCCGACCGCCGCGCTCGTCGAATCTTGGCGACTGCGATCCAGCGTCTGTCCTCAGAGGTGGTCACTGAATCGACCGTCTCGGTGGTCGAGCTTCCCAGCGACGAGATGAAGGGACGCATCATCGGTCGTGAGGGTCGCAACATTCGCGCCTTCGAGGCGATCACCGGTGTGAACTTGATCGTCGACGACACGCCGGAGGCCGTGTCCGTTTCCTCGTTCGACCCGGTACGTCGAGAGGTGGCACGTCTGGCGTTGGAGCGTCTCGTGCAGGACGGAAGGATTCATCCGGCTTCGATCGAAGAGATGTTCGAAAAGGCCAGTGCGGAAGTGGAAGAGTCGGTTCGCGATGCCGGCGAATGGGCACTCGTGGAGGTCGGTGTCTCGCGCGTCCACCCGGAACTCGTCACATTGCTGGGTCGGTTGAAGTACCGGACGTCGTATGGTCAGAACGTGCTCAAGCATCTGGTCGAATGTGCGCACCTGGCGGGGATGCTCGCCTCCGAACTCGGCATCGACCCCGTAGCGGTGAAACGCGCAGCGCTGTTGCACGATCTCGGTAAGGCCGTTACGCACGAAGTGGACGGCTCTCATGCACTGATCGGGGCCGAGATCGCACGCAGGTTCGGCGAGGACCCTGCGGTCGTCCACGGCATCGAGGCGCACCACAACGAGGTGGAACCGAGAACCGTGCTTGCAGTCGTCGTCCAGGCCGCCGACGCCGTCTCTGCTGCCCGTCCGGGGGCGCGTCGCGAAGCCTTGGAGTCGTATGTGCGGCGTCTCGAGAAGCTCGAGGAGCTCGCCTACGATTTCAGCGGCGTCGAGAAGGTCTTTGCGATGCAGGCGGGACGAGAGGTGAGGGTCGTCGTGGACCCCGGCAAGGTGGACGACCTGGGCGCATCCGATCTCGCCCGTCGTATCGCCAAGCGGCTCGAAGAGGATCTGCAGTATCCCGGCCAGATTCAGGTCACGGTAATTCGGGAGCTGCGCGTGAGTGACTACGCGCGATGA
- the miaB gene encoding tRNA (N6-isopentenyl adenosine(37)-C2)-methylthiotransferase MiaB, whose product MSETAVGMPVVADRAPKRAGKRYVIKTFGCQMNEHDSERVAGLFEVDGMERASDIDDADVIFVNTCTIRENADNRLYGNLGHLKQFKDEHPEATLIVGGCAAQKDRDLVRERAPWVDVVLGTHNLDRVLDLMDVAAVSGGVTEVVDELETMPSLLPVRRRHAHSAWVTIQIGCNNTCTFCIVPSVRGHEISRRPGDIVAEIEELTADGVVEVTLLGQNVNTYGRDLALDGKRRPIFAELLRRVGEIEGIRRIRFTSPHPADFREDVAAAMAQTDAVCDQLHLPLQSGSDRILSAMHRGYNVERFLQRLALARSYIPKLAVSTDVIVGFPGETEQDFDGTMSVMETARFDQAFTFIFSPRPGTPAAEMEDRFVDAEVVHSRYQRLIELQSRIGLEKNCAQVGRVVEVLTEGPSKKNPAMATTRTAGNRVVHIPGEYPAGEFLNVEITEAALHHLVGVVR is encoded by the coding sequence ATGAGTGAGACGGCCGTCGGGATGCCTGTTGTCGCCGATCGTGCACCGAAGCGTGCAGGAAAACGCTACGTGATCAAGACGTTCGGTTGCCAGATGAACGAGCACGACAGTGAGCGTGTCGCGGGCCTCTTCGAGGTCGACGGCATGGAACGGGCGTCCGACATCGATGACGCCGACGTGATCTTCGTCAACACGTGCACGATTCGTGAGAACGCAGACAACCGCCTCTACGGAAACCTGGGTCATCTGAAACAGTTCAAAGACGAGCACCCGGAGGCGACGCTCATCGTCGGCGGATGCGCAGCGCAGAAGGACCGGGATCTCGTTCGGGAGCGTGCACCGTGGGTGGATGTCGTGCTCGGGACCCACAATCTCGATCGTGTCCTCGATCTCATGGATGTCGCCGCCGTGAGCGGGGGAGTGACCGAGGTCGTCGATGAGCTCGAGACCATGCCTTCGCTGCTGCCCGTGCGGCGCCGGCACGCGCACTCCGCGTGGGTGACCATTCAAATCGGATGCAACAACACCTGTACGTTCTGCATCGTTCCGTCGGTGCGCGGTCACGAGATCAGCCGCCGTCCGGGAGACATCGTGGCGGAGATCGAGGAGCTGACGGCCGACGGGGTCGTGGAGGTGACGCTCCTCGGTCAGAACGTCAACACCTATGGCCGTGACCTCGCGCTCGATGGAAAGCGCAGGCCGATCTTTGCCGAGCTGCTTCGGCGAGTCGGCGAGATAGAAGGGATTCGTCGCATTCGGTTCACGAGCCCACACCCTGCGGACTTTCGAGAAGACGTTGCGGCCGCGATGGCGCAGACCGACGCGGTGTGCGATCAGCTCCATCTTCCCCTGCAGAGCGGCAGCGATCGCATCCTGTCTGCGATGCACCGCGGCTACAACGTGGAGCGTTTCCTGCAGCGCCTCGCTCTCGCTCGCTCCTACATCCCGAAGCTTGCGGTGTCGACCGACGTGATCGTCGGTTTTCCCGGTGAGACAGAGCAGGATTTCGATGGCACGATGAGCGTGATGGAGACAGCACGGTTCGATCAGGCCTTTACCTTCATCTTCTCGCCTCGCCCGGGAACTCCCGCAGCAGAGATGGAGGACCGGTTCGTGGATGCAGAAGTGGTGCACAGTCGCTACCAGCGGCTGATCGAACTTCAGAGCCGGATCGGTCTCGAAAAGAACTGTGCTCAAGTGGGTCGCGTGGTCGAGGTCCTCACCGAGGGCCCCTCGAAGAAGAACCCGGCGATGGCAACGACGCGAACCGCCGGGAACAGGGTGGTCCACATCCCGGGTGAATACCCTGCAGGGGAGTTCCTCAACGTGGAGATCACCGAGGCGGCTCTGCACCACCTCGTGGGGGTCGTACGCTGA
- the miaA gene encoding tRNA (adenosine(37)-N6)-dimethylallyltransferase MiaA translates to MALRLAEEIGAQILSIDSMQVYRGMDIGTAKATAAQQARVRHHMVDIVDPEVDFSVAEFQKAARGVLERTERIVAVGGSGLHFRAVVDPMTFPPSDAALRAELEALDERGAAEALLQADSAAGAHVDLDNPRRVIRALEIHRLTGETPSERARTHEAESVRSYQAAFEFAAVGLDPGPSLAGRVSRRLAGMLDAGLLEEVKSLAPRLGRTARQAVGYKELLPVVRGEETLEEGMAAATKATLRLAKHQRTYFRRDPRIVWVPWDQDRDVRYARVRSAFEEVLG, encoded by the coding sequence GTGGCGTTGCGCCTCGCAGAAGAGATCGGCGCGCAGATCCTCTCCATCGACTCGATGCAGGTGTATCGCGGGATGGATATCGGCACGGCAAAGGCCACTGCCGCCCAGCAGGCTCGCGTCCGACACCACATGGTGGATATCGTCGACCCGGAGGTGGATTTCAGCGTCGCCGAGTTTCAGAAGGCTGCCAGAGGAGTCCTGGAGAGAACCGAGCGCATCGTGGCGGTCGGAGGATCCGGGCTGCACTTTCGAGCCGTCGTGGACCCGATGACGTTCCCGCCGTCTGATGCGGCGCTTCGTGCCGAGCTGGAGGCACTCGACGAGCGTGGAGCGGCCGAGGCGCTGCTACAAGCCGACTCTGCGGCAGGGGCCCACGTCGATCTGGACAATCCGCGTAGAGTGATCAGAGCCTTGGAGATCCACCGGCTGACCGGCGAGACGCCAAGTGAACGAGCCCGCACACACGAGGCCGAGTCGGTGCGTTCCTACCAGGCGGCCTTCGAGTTCGCCGCCGTTGGCCTCGACCCCGGCCCGTCGCTGGCAGGTCGTGTGAGTCGACGGCTTGCCGGGATGCTCGACGCGGGTCTCCTCGAAGAGGTGAAGAGCCTTGCCCCACGGCTCGGGAGAACCGCCAGGCAGGCCGTCGGCTACAAGGAACTGCTGCCGGTCGTTCGCGGAGAGGAGACGCTCGAGGAGGGGATGGCTGCGGCAACGAAGGCGACGCTGCGGCTCGCGAAGCACCAGCGGACGTATTTCCGCCGCGATCCGAGGATCGTCTGGGTA